The DNA region TAAATTTATAGACTAGAAATTTCACAGCTTCTTTAGCTTCGTTTTCGGGCATTACTTTCCATGATAATCTATAATTACGTCTTTTTATTTTAATAATTTCTATATCAGATACAGGTTCAGGAATAAAATTTTCAGCATGATTAGTTGGTGGAGGTAGCGTAGGGTATGGGTAGTAGTTCTTTTTCAAGATTTCATTAATACCAAATGCATTTTTATTAAAACTTTTGGCACTAAAATAAGTAGTGCCTTTTATATTTTTATAGGTTTTGTTGAGGTCTAATTGCTTTTCAATTTCCGTTTTATTTTGTTGTTGCCAAGCTTCGTCTTGTTTATCACCATTTAATCTGTACATGGCCTGCCCTATGTATAAATTGGTATCAAAATTGTTTTTTGACCACCAGTCCACTATTTTTTTATAATCCGCTCTGTCAAAACCAATATGCCAATAAGCTTGAGGCAAAATATAATCGAGCCATCCATTTTTTAGCCATAACAATACATCGGCATATAAGTCATCATAATTTGTTTGCCCAGCATCGGTATCAGAACCTGTCGGATCATCTGCTTTGTTACGCCAAACCCCAAAAGGACTAATGCCAAATTGTACCCAAGGTTTTATAGATTTTATGGTAGTATGCAGCTCTTTGATGATTGTGTTTACATTATCCCTACGCCAATCATCCAATTGATCTGGGTAAAATTTACCGCCATATTTTTTAAAAGCATCCGCATCAGGAAACACTTCGTTTTCTATTTTATAGGGATAAAAATAATCATCAAAATGAATGGCATCCACATCATAATTTTGTACAATATCCGCCACTACTTTATTGGTATAAGTCCTAACTTCAGGTACTCCAGGATTAAAATAAGTAGTATTGCCATAATTTAAAAACCATTCAGGTTTCTCTTTAATAAGAGCCAAGGGAGTTGTAGTGGTTTTTTCATAATTTATTAAAACACGATAGGGATTTAACCATGCATGAAATTCCATTCCCCGTTTATGAGTCTCGGCAATTGCCATAGCCAACGGATCGTAGTACGGTTTTGGCGGACTGTTAACACTATCCGTTAAATAGGCCGACCAAGGTTCGTACTTGGAATTGTAAAAAGCATCTGCCGTAGGTCGGATTTGAAAAATAACGGCATTAAAATTCATGCCCTTGAATTTATCTAATAATTTTATGAGTTCGGCTTTTTGAGTTGCTGGACTAAGGTTTTTCTTACTGGGCCAATCAATATTATTGACTGTAGCTATCCAAACCCCTCTAAATTCGTGATTGATATGTTGAGAAAACACAAATTGAATTGAAAATAAAATAACAATTATTATGTAAACTATTTTTCTAATCATTTTTTTAATTTAACAGTCAGACAAGGCCACATTTACTGCCAATCCACCTGTTGAGGTTTCTTTATAATTGGTATTCATATCCTTTGCTGTTTCCCACATGGTATTAACGACTTTATCTAAAGGTACTTTTGCATTTTTCGGGTCGGTTTCTAAAGCCAATTCCGCGGCATGAATCGCTTTTATGGCCCCCATTGAATTGCGTTCAATACAAGGTACTTGTACCAATCCAGCAATGGGGTCACAAGTCAATCCCAAATGATGCTCCATAGCAATTTCGGCAGCTATCAATACCTGTTCTGGTGAGCCGCCCAAAATCTCTGTCAACGCTCCTGCGGCCATAGCTGCGGAAACACCTATTTCTGCTTGGCAGCCGCCCATTGCAGCTGAAATGGTCGCTCCTTTTTTAAAAATACTGCCAATTTCTCCAGCAACCAACAAGAATTTTTTGATATGCTCAAAATCGGCATCGTGGTTTTCTATGACCAAATAATACATCAATACTGCTGGGATTACCCCAGCACTTCCGTTGGTTGGAGCGGTAACTACACGACCTAATGAGGCGTTAACCTCATTTACGCTCAAAGCAAAGCAACTTACCCATTTTAGTATTTGACGGAATTTAACTTCCGTTTTTCGAATAGCTTCCAACCATTCCTGTGGATTGTTATATAAAGAAACACCTATTAAGTTTTTGTGCGTATCAAAAGCACGTCGTCTCACATTGAGTCCGCCAGGCAAATTACCCTCCGTATGACAGCCAATGTACATACATTCAAGCATGGTGTTCCAGATACGATTGAATTCATGATCGATTTTTTCAGGAGTTCTAATGGATTTTTCATTTTCTAAAACAACTTCTGATATGGTTAAGTCAAGATCTTTACAATAGGCCAGTAATTCCGCTCCCAACTTTATAGGGTAAGGAAACGTATTTAAAAATATTTCTTTGTTCTTTTTTGCGTTTTTTCGTTCTTTTTTTACCACAAAACCACCACCAATAGAGTAGAGGGTAGAACTACTTTTCTTATTATCAATTATAGCGGTAAACTTCATTCCATTGGCATGAAAAGGTAAAAATTTTCTATTAAAAACAATGTCGGTCTCGGTATTAAAAGGAATTTGCTTTTCATTATTAAAAGCCAGAGTCTTATTGTTTTTAATAGCGGCGATGATGGTTTCAATACTTTCGGTGGGTATGGTTTCCGGATCGGCACCGCTTAAACCGAGCAATAAGGCATAATCCGTTGCATGTCCTTTTCCCGTTAAGGACAAAGAACCGTATAAATCAACTGCAATTTTTTCGACTTTTTCGAATTTATCAGACGTTTTCAATTCTTTTATCCATCGCTCTGCGGCACGCCAGGGGCCCAAGGTATGAGAACTCGAAGGGCCTACACCAATTTTTAGCATATCAAAAACCGAAACACACTCCATTATTTTATTGTTAGAATATTAACAATCAAAAATAGATAAAACATAATGATTATTTAGGAGTAAAGATTAAAAAATTGATAGTTATAAATGTCTCAAAATTAGTAGAAATCTGCCACTCTGTCATTATTATATAAAAAATGCTGTCAAAACCCAATAAAATTAGCGTTGGCATAAAGATTGACTATTTAGAAACAGTAATCAAAAATTATAGTCAAAAATTAAATACATATAAATTATGAGTAAAATTATAGGAATAGATTTAGGAACAACCAACTCATGTGTTTCTGTTATGGAAGGTAACGAGCCGGTAGTAATTCCTAATGCAGAAGGTAAAAGAACAACACCTTCTATTGTAGCATTTGTTGAAGGTGGCGAACGCAAAATTGGCGACCCTGCTAAAAGACAAGCAGTAACTAATCCTACAAAAACGGTATATTCTATTAAGCGTTTTATGGGTAATAAATATTCTGAATCTAAAAAAGAAGCAGAACGTGTACCTTATAAAGTGGTTAAAGGAGATAACGATACCCCAAGAGTTGATATTGATGGTAGAATGTACACGCCTCAAGAAATATCTGCTATGGTATTGCAAAAAATGAAAAAAACAGCCGAAGACTATTTAGGTCATGAGGTTAAAGAAGCAGTAGTAACTGTACCTGCTTATTTTAATGATGCTCAACGGCAAGCTACTAAAGAAGCTGGTGAGATTGCAGGTTTAAAAGTAAGCCGAATTATAAATGAGCCTACTGCTGCGGCATTAGCTTATGGTTTGGATAAATCTGGAGAAGATAAAAAAATTGCTGTTTATGATTTAGGTGGTGGTACTTTTGATATCTCTATCCTAGAAATTGGTGATGGTGTTTTTGAAGTGCTATCTACAAATGGAGACACACATTTAGGTGGTGATGATTTTGACCAAGTTATAATCGACTGGTTGGCAGAAGAGTTTAAGAAAGATGAAAATATGGATCTTAGAAAAGATCCCATGGCATTACAACGTTTAAAAGAAGCTGCTGAAAAAGCGAAAATAGAATTATCATCAAGTACACAAACGGAGATCAATTTACCTTATGTTACTGCAACTGCTAGTGGCCCTAAACACTTGGTAAGAACATTGACTAGAGCAGCTTTTGAAAAGTTAGCAGATGATTTGGTAAAGCGTTCTATGACTCCTGTGGCAAAAGCCTTAAAAGATGCTGATTTATCTACCAAAGATATTGATGAAGTAATTTTAGTAGGTGGTTCTACTCGTATTCCTAGAATTCAAGAAGAAGTAAAAAAATTCTTTGGAAAAGATCCTCATAAAGGAGTAAACCCAGATGAAGTAGTTGCTGTAGGTGCGGCTATACAAGGTGGTGTTTTGACAGGCGATGTTAAAGATGTATTGTTGTTGGATGTTACTCCATTGTCTTTAGGTATTGAAACTATGGGTAATGTAATGACTAAATTAATTGAGGCTAATACGACTATCCCTACTAAAAAATCACAAGTATTTTCAACTGCTGCTGATAATCAACCTTCGGTAGAAATTCATGTGTTACAAGGTGAACGTGCAATGGCGGGAGATAACAAAACAATTGGCCGTTTTCATCTAGATGGAATTCCACCTGCACCAAGAGGCGTACCTCAAATTGAAGTAACTTTTGATATTGATGCTAATGGTATAATCAATGTATCTGCTAAAGATAAAGGTACAGGTAAAGAGCATAACATCCGTATTGAAGCATCTTCAGGATTATCAGAAGAAGAAATCAAAAAGATGAAAGCTGATGCCGAGGCCAATGCCGATGCGGATAAACAAGCAAAAGAAACTGCTGAAAAAATCAACGGTGCTGATGCTATGATTTTCCAAACGGAAAAACAATTAAAAGAGTTTGGAGATAAATTATCTGCTGATAAAAAAGAACCAATAGAGTCTGCGTTGGAGGAATTGAAAAAAGCACATGAATCTAAAGATTTGGCACAAATAGATGCTGCCATGGAAACGATAAATGAAGCTTGGAAAGTAGCCTCTGAAGAAATGTACAAAGCACAACAAGAAGCTGGCGGTGCTACTGCTGATGCAGGAGATGCTACTGGAACCGAAGGTTCGGCCACGGAAGGAGATGATGTGCAAGATGTAGATTTTGAAGAAGTAAAAGAAGATTAATTTAATAGTAATTAATTATAACAAAAATCCCGTTTCAAGCATTGAAACGGGATTTTTTTGTTTTGATCCGATTAGTATCGGAAACTATATATAAGTATTTAGCTGGGTTAATTTCTTTTGTTGAGTAATATAACTTTAAAAGTTTTAGTTTATTATATCTAACGATAAAATAATTGTGTAAAATAATAAGTACCTTCAGAATTTTGTATTGCTGCAATACCAGTATGGGTAAAATTACCTTCAATGTTTTCCTTATGGCCAGAACTATTTAACCAAGCAGTTACTACTTTTTGAGCAGTATTATAACCATAAGCAACATTTTCTCCTGTACCTTTTGCATTTTCATTTCTTTTCAGATTTTCAGTTCGTGCTTTAAAATTATCATGACTGATTTTATCTTGTGCAATCATATATTTGCTATGGTCAATAGCCAAATTGTCGGCAGTAGTATTTCTTGATAATTTTTCAAGCCCTTTACTTTCTCTATGAGCATTTACCAATGTTAAAATTTCATCGGTAATACTAGTTTCTACAATTATTTCATCACTTTCATCTTCAGAGCATCCCGTTATTGAGAAAATCATCAAAATAACTAAACCGTATTTTAAAAAATTTGTTTTCATGGGTTTAAGTTCTTAAAGTTAGCTTGATATATAACTCAAAAATATAAAATTTAGTATATGGTTTTTTATTAGATAGCAGTAATTACAGGGCGTCCTATATATAAAGAGAACATCTTATTGAGCAAAATAATTTGTAATTTAAACGCAAAAAAGTTACTATTTTAACTCAGACTCCTCTGTCAAAATCCATTACCTTTGCCAGCATTAAAATTAAAAATTACTTGAACCTTAAAGCGTACACATCAGAATTTAGATATAATTTGAAATTGGCATACCCAGTTATGTTGGGTATGATAGGCCATACATTGGTTAGTTTTATCGATAATATTATGGTGGGTCAGCTAGGTACTGCTGAGTTGGCAGCAGTATCTTTGGGTAATAGTTTCGTTTTTATCGCTATGAGTTTAGGCATAGGGTTTTCAACCGCTATAACACCATTAGTTGCAGAAGCTGACGGTGAAAAAAATATCGAAAAAGGCAAACAGGCCTTTAACCATGGATTGATTTTGTGTACCATTTTGGGAGTTGCTTTATTTTTAATGATTCTGGCAATAAAGCCATTGATGTATCATATGGATCAGCCAGCAGAAGTGGTTGACTTAGCCATGCCCTATTTGAATTTGGTTGCGTTTTCTTTGGTTCCTCTAATAATGTTTCAAGGATTTAAACAATTTGCAGATGGTTTGTCACAAACCAAATATGCTATGTATGCTACTATTTTGGCAAATGTTATAAACGTTGTGCTAAATTATGTGTTGATTTTTGGAAAATTTGGGTTCCCAGAAATGGGCATTATCGGTGCGGCCATTGGTACATTAGTTTCAAGAGTGGTTATGTTGGCTTATATATGGTTACTGTTAAAATCTAAAGAAAAGTTTAAACCTTATTTTGAACGGTTTAGTTTTAGTAATGTCAAAAAGACAATTTTAAGAAAAATTATAAATCTTGGCTTTCCATCGGCTTTACAAATGTTTTTTGAAGTTGCCATATTTACTGCAGCCATATGGTTAAGCGGAGTATTGGGGAAAAATCCTCAGGCGGCAAATCAAATTGCATTAAACTTATCGTCAATGACATTTATGGTAGCAATGGGGTTAAGCGTTACTGCTATGATTAGGGTCGGTAACCAAAAAGGATTAAAAAGCTTTAAGGAATTACGACGTATTGCATTTTCTATTTTCTTATTGACTTTCTTTTTAGATATTATTTTCGCATTGATATTTATGATATTCAATCAAGAGTTACCCAAAATATATGTTGATGAACATGATATGTTGAATCAAATTGATAACCTTGAAGTAATAAGCATTGCAGCCAAATTATTATTAGTATCAGCAGTTTTTCAAATATCTGATGGATTGCAAGTTGTAGTTTTAGGTGCTTTGAGGGGTTTGCAAGATGTGAAAATACCAACGGTAATTACTTTTATTGCTTATTGGTTAATTGGTTTTCCTATTTCTTACTTTTT from Aureibaculum sp. 2308TA14-22 includes:
- a CDS encoding glycoside hydrolase family 10 protein, which produces MIRKIVYIIIVILFSIQFVFSQHINHEFRGVWIATVNNIDWPSKKNLSPATQKAELIKLLDKFKGMNFNAVIFQIRPTADAFYNSKYEPWSAYLTDSVNSPPKPYYDPLAMAIAETHKRGMEFHAWLNPYRVLINYEKTTTTPLALIKEKPEWFLNYGNTTYFNPGVPEVRTYTNKVVADIVQNYDVDAIHFDDYFYPYKIENEVFPDADAFKKYGGKFYPDQLDDWRRDNVNTIIKELHTTIKSIKPWVQFGISPFGVWRNKADDPTGSDTDAGQTNYDDLYADVLLWLKNGWLDYILPQAYWHIGFDRADYKKIVDWWSKNNFDTNLYIGQAMYRLNGDKQDEAWQQQNKTEIEKQLDLNKTYKNIKGTTYFSAKSFNKNAFGINEILKKNYYPYPTLPPPTNHAENFIPEPVSDIEIIKIKRRNYRLSWKVMPENEAKEAVKFLVYKFNRDEAMDINNPSKIIALTGETHFNIYKKIKKRTTFVVFPVSRNNTIGEGQVFVR
- a CDS encoding L-serine ammonia-lyase — encoded protein: MECVSVFDMLKIGVGPSSSHTLGPWRAAERWIKELKTSDKFEKVEKIAVDLYGSLSLTGKGHATDYALLLGLSGADPETIPTESIETIIAAIKNNKTLAFNNEKQIPFNTETDIVFNRKFLPFHANGMKFTAIIDNKKSSSTLYSIGGGFVVKKERKNAKKNKEIFLNTFPYPIKLGAELLAYCKDLDLTISEVVLENEKSIRTPEKIDHEFNRIWNTMLECMYIGCHTEGNLPGGLNVRRRAFDTHKNLIGVSLYNNPQEWLEAIRKTEVKFRQILKWVSCFALSVNEVNASLGRVVTAPTNGSAGVIPAVLMYYLVIENHDADFEHIKKFLLVAGEIGSIFKKGATISAAMGGCQAEIGVSAAMAAGALTEILGGSPEQVLIAAEIAMEHHLGLTCDPIAGLVQVPCIERNSMGAIKAIHAAELALETDPKNAKVPLDKVVNTMWETAKDMNTNYKETSTGGLAVNVALSDC
- the dnaK gene encoding molecular chaperone DnaK — encoded protein: MSKIIGIDLGTTNSCVSVMEGNEPVVIPNAEGKRTTPSIVAFVEGGERKIGDPAKRQAVTNPTKTVYSIKRFMGNKYSESKKEAERVPYKVVKGDNDTPRVDIDGRMYTPQEISAMVLQKMKKTAEDYLGHEVKEAVVTVPAYFNDAQRQATKEAGEIAGLKVSRIINEPTAAALAYGLDKSGEDKKIAVYDLGGGTFDISILEIGDGVFEVLSTNGDTHLGGDDFDQVIIDWLAEEFKKDENMDLRKDPMALQRLKEAAEKAKIELSSSTQTEINLPYVTATASGPKHLVRTLTRAAFEKLADDLVKRSMTPVAKALKDADLSTKDIDEVILVGGSTRIPRIQEEVKKFFGKDPHKGVNPDEVVAVGAAIQGGVLTGDVKDVLLLDVTPLSLGIETMGNVMTKLIEANTTIPTKKSQVFSTAADNQPSVEIHVLQGERAMAGDNKTIGRFHLDGIPPAPRGVPQIEVTFDIDANGIINVSAKDKGTGKEHNIRIEASSGLSEEEIKKMKADAEANADADKQAKETAEKINGADAMIFQTEKQLKEFGDKLSADKKEPIESALEELKKAHESKDLAQIDAAMETINEAWKVASEEMYKAQQEAGGATADAGDATGTEGSATEGDDVQDVDFEEVKED
- a CDS encoding CAP domain-containing protein, which codes for MKTNFLKYGLVILMIFSITGCSEDESDEIIVETSITDEILTLVNAHRESKGLEKLSRNTTADNLAIDHSKYMIAQDKISHDNFKARTENLKRNENAKGTGENVAYGYNTAQKVVTAWLNSSGHKENIEGNFTHTGIAAIQNSEGTYYFTQLFYR
- a CDS encoding MATE family efflux transporter, yielding MNLKAYTSEFRYNLKLAYPVMLGMIGHTLVSFIDNIMVGQLGTAELAAVSLGNSFVFIAMSLGIGFSTAITPLVAEADGEKNIEKGKQAFNHGLILCTILGVALFLMILAIKPLMYHMDQPAEVVDLAMPYLNLVAFSLVPLIMFQGFKQFADGLSQTKYAMYATILANVINVVLNYVLIFGKFGFPEMGIIGAAIGTLVSRVVMLAYIWLLLKSKEKFKPYFERFSFSNVKKTILRKIINLGFPSALQMFFEVAIFTAAIWLSGVLGKNPQAANQIALNLSSMTFMVAMGLSVTAMIRVGNQKGLKSFKELRRIAFSIFLLTFFLDIIFALIFMIFNQELPKIYVDEHDMLNQIDNLEVISIAAKLLLVSAVFQISDGLQVVVLGALRGLQDVKIPTVITFIAYWLIGFPISYFLGKEDMYGSVGIWLGLLAGLTASGILLYIRFNYLTKKLIHQTI